In one Watersipora subatra chromosome 6, tzWatSuba1.1, whole genome shotgun sequence genomic region, the following are encoded:
- the LOC137398135 gene encoding piggyBac transposable element-derived protein 4-like, with translation MNVIVNETNRYGLQQHGDAWESVDGKNIWGVFGLVMLMGIVKKRTLLSYWSTNPLISTPMFSKMISRKKSLMVLNSLHLTDNSENPAGNKLFKLGNFLAMISDRLSSVLLPGKFISKDEILLAWKGWLSFRQYISSKRSRFGIKLFALCDAVRLRLMAQLQAVYSI, from the coding sequence atgaatgttatagttaacgaaacgaatagatatggccttcaacAACATGGCGATGCATGGGAGTCTGTCGATGGCAAAAATATTTGGggagtttttggtttagttaTGCTCATGGGTATTGTCAAGAAGCGTACTTTGTTGTCGTATTGGTCTACCAATCCGTTAATATCAACGCCAATGTTTAGTAAGATGATTTCGAGGAAGAAGTCTTTAATGgttttgaacagtttgcatctcactgacaattcggaaaaccctgctggcaataaattatTCAAGctaggaaactttttagccatgatatctgatcggttatcttctgttttgctgcctggtaaatttatatctaaagATGAAATCTTGTTGGCTTGGAAAGGATggctcagcttcaggcagtatatttcatctaaaagatctagatttggaataaagctatttgctctctgcgatgctgtcagGCTCAGGCTGATggctcagcttcaggcagtatattccatctaa